From the genome of Kwoniella bestiolae CBS 10118 chromosome 5, complete sequence, one region includes:
- a CDS encoding mitochondrial 37S ribosomal protein uS2m — translation MKGSSGSALKALRANVVVRPAARTFVSSSIASNQAEGSARPAKGEAYPGESAEQAWKRNLNEAREWRRRRDAQRSSLPLFIPQSANPPPQPRSSPSPTQATLSTLLAAGAALGHSHSLTSTAYTPYIYGKRAGLSIIDLDQTLPILRRTAALVRDVVKADGIVLIVGTREGHKKMIYRAKERLEDNGYAVNDWMPGVLTNSETFFGIEPMLNKSYKPDLVIFLNPSENTAAIRECTARHIPTIGIVDTDTDPRIVTYPIPANVESMRTAELVIGTLSIAGQEGRRLRLKEAERRASEQKGRARRDRR, via the exons ATGAAAGGATCAAGCGGATCTGCTCTAAAAGCTCTTCGAGCAAATGTTGTCGTTCGaccag CTGCTCGAACCTTTGTTTCCTCAAGTATCGCTTCAAACCAAGCAGAAGGATCAGCAAGACCAGCTAAAGGAGAAGCGTATCCCGGTGAATCAGCCGAACAAGCATGGAAGAGGAACCTGAACGAAGCTAGAGAATGGCGTCGGAGGCGAGATGCACAGC GCTCCTCACTAccactcttcatccctcaatctGCCAACCCCCCACCTCAACCCcgttcatctccttctccaacacaAGCTACCCTCTCTACCCTCCTAGCGGCAGGTGCAGCCCTAGGTCATTCACACAGTCTCACATCTACAGCCTATACACCTTACATATACGGTAAAAGGGCTGGACTATCCATCATAGATCTCGATCAGACGTTACCCATCCTCAGACGTACGGCAGCGCTGGTGAGAGACGTGGTGAAAGCAGATGGGATAGTATTGATTGTAGGTACGAGGGAGGGGCACAAGAAGATGATTTACCGTGcgaaagagagattggaggataATGGGTATGCGGTGAATGATTGGATGCCTGGTGTTTTGACTAATTCGGAGACTTT CTTCGGTATCGAACCAATGCTCAACAAATCTTACAAACCCGATCTTGTCATTTTCCTCAATCCATCCGAAAACACAGCTGCCATTCGAGAATGTACGGCCCGTCACATACCTACGATAGGTATTGTAGATACAGATACGGATCCTAGGATAGTCACTTATCCCATACCTGCCAatgttgag AGTATGCGAACCGCTGAGTTGGTGATCGGAACGCTAAGTATAGCAGGacaggaaggaagaaggttACGTCTGAAGGAGGCTGAGAGAAGGGCGAGCGAACAGAAGGGTAGAGCAAGACGAGATAGAAGGTAG
- a CDS encoding 60S ribosomal protein uL22: MSRQQVRYASAHVVASNPEKFAKARGEYVRTHFKNMREVAAALTGLNLKKAYTYLADVQDHKQIIPFRRFAGGIGRASQAKQFKTTKGRWPEKSVQFILRLLKNAESNAEAKDLEAEELIIKNIVVQQAPKTRRRTYRAHGRINPYQGHPCHIEIILSTPSSEVPRAKDLDVTSSSKKGKTVAAIEA, translated from the exons atgtCACGCCAACAGGTTCGATACGCCTCTGCCCACGTCGTTGCCAGCAACCCTGAGAAGT TCGCCAAGGCTCGAGGAGAGTATGTCCGAACTCACTTCAAGAACATGCGAGAGGTCGCTGCTGCTCTCACTG GCTTGAACCTCAAGAAGGCTTACACCTACCTCGCCGATGTCCAAGACCACAAGCAAATCATCCCTTTCAGACGTTTCGCTGGTGGTATCGGTCGAGCTTCCCAAGCTAAGCAATTCAAGACTACCAAAG GTCGATGGCCCGAAAAGTCTGTTCAATTCATCCTCCGACTCCTCAAGAACGCCGAATCCAACGCCGAGGCCAAGGATCTCGAAGCGGAGGAATTGATCATCAAGAACATTGTTGTCCAACAAGCCCCCAAGACCCGACGAAGAACTTACAGAGCTCACGGTCGAAT CAACCCATACCAAGGTCACCCTTGTCacatcgagatcatcctttccaccccttcctccgaAGTACCCCGAGCCAAAGATCTCGACGTCACCTCTAGCTCCAAGAAGGGAAAGACCGTTGCTGCTATCGAGGCTTAG